The Penaeus chinensis breed Huanghai No. 1 chromosome 21, ASM1920278v2, whole genome shotgun sequence genome has a window encoding:
- the LOC125036390 gene encoding uncharacterized protein LOC125036390, with protein sequence MVEQRYVRKIHRKAQRLINIEPITCLPLMWKLLTGTVADEMYQYLEQSNILPDEQKGCRRRSRGTKDQLLIDRTILRDYDLKLYAKTEDQMSVLVRTVHMFSNDIGMEFGMKKCGVLTLKRGKIVRSEGIKLADGQTMKEVQEEGYTYLGIVELDKIKEAEMKDTIGKEYKRRLRLALRSKLNGKNKVSAINTWAVAIFRYGSGIIQWRENELKDLNRQTRKTITMYGAFHPKSDVDRLYVKRRDGGRGLISIERCVKDEESTLKVYVSKSQEKLLKGVAKFEELDARELEEVRDLKTRN encoded by the exons ATGGTCGAACAGCGCTATGTCAGAAAGATCCACAGAAAGGCACAGCGGTTGATAAATATCGAGCCTATTACCTGCCTTCCATTAATGTGGAAACTTTTGACGGGCACTGTAGCAGATGAAATGTACCAATATCTAGAACAGAGCAATATATTACCGGATGAACAGAAAGGATGTAGGCGAAGAAGTAGGGGCACCAAAGATCAACTGCTCATAGACAGAACCATACTTAGAGATT ACGACCTGAAGCTATACGCCAAGACTGAAGATCAGATGAGTGTGCTAGTTAGAACCGTTCACATGTTCAGCAATGATATTGGTATGGAATTTGGGATGAAAAAGTGCGGCGTTTTGACATTGAAACGAGGAAAGATTGTTAGAAGTGAAGGAATTAAGCTAGCTGATGGACAAACAATGAAAGAGGTTCAGGAGGAAGGTTACACTTATCTAGGTATTGTGGAATTAGATAAAATCAAAGAAGCTGAAATGAAAGATACAATTGGAAAGGAATACAAAAGAAGGTTAAGGCTGGCACTAagatcaaagttgaatgggaaaaaTAAGGTGTCAGCGATCAACACATGGGCAGTGGCAATATTCCGGTATGGATCGGGAATAATACAGTGGAGAGAGAACGAGCTTAAAgatttaaacagacaaacaaggaagACAATTACAATGTATGGAGCTTTCCATCCGAAGAGTGATGTTGACAGGCTGTATgtgaaaagaagagatgggggaagaggtctTATAAGTATAGAACGATGTGTCAAAGATGAGGAGAGTACTTTGAAAGTGTACGTGTCCAAATCTCAGGAGAAACTGTTAAAGGGTGTAGCAAAATTCGAGGAATTAGATGCAAGAGAACTGGAGGAGGTTAGAGATCTTAAGACAAGAAATTAA